A genomic stretch from Desulfohalobium retbaense DSM 5692 includes:
- a CDS encoding two-component system sensor histidine kinase NtrB, with amino-acid sequence MATPPTAPASTETTASALGSDDRHRLVLAAGIVRLVCLGLLLIPQALIWGGDTTPEFMFRYGGEVLYTVALVAGFLLNIVFLLSWKRFVSTSWLVGTQLGTDIVLALVLVVLTGGVSSPFTFLFWGIVFFHGRVLGRRPSLAIGVGVAVLMGGLGAVQVVWPEIWHLQGAPGQLGYYLSLQWVGLGLVILLVRSSRSETEKLFARLRRQEQALEEAEALKAKVLDWMDSGLMVLNTRGEVTSANRQALLMAGEHRLDSVLGRPLRDVFPAFDPYWQKWRHDGRRERDEVQDPDQRVYGVRMLLAPDQQSTLVLFADITEIRRLEQRVREMEKMATIGELAAGLAHEMKNPLAGIKAGLQLAEQGDVPPEQLHRLHGVVQRDIGRLDVLLRDFLNYARPNPPQPESVEIEDVVEDVLSVCRYEFPGVDFAVARGVGRETWWADRHHLHQVLLNLVRNAAESVASQGHGLVRVEQLADEEGRGLAVVDSGSGILPGQERKIFDPFVTTKEQGSGLGLSIAQRLAHQNRCWIELRNAAGGGGEARLVYESTIPVFGER; translated from the coding sequence ATGGCGACCCCGCCGACTGCGCCCGCATCAACTGAGACAACTGCATCAGCTCTGGGCAGCGACGACCGGCACCGACTTGTTCTGGCCGCCGGCATCGTTCGTCTTGTCTGCCTCGGACTTTTGCTCATTCCCCAGGCCCTTATCTGGGGCGGAGACACCACGCCGGAGTTCATGTTCCGCTACGGCGGCGAGGTGCTCTATACGGTGGCGCTGGTTGCCGGTTTTCTGCTCAATATTGTGTTTTTGCTCTCGTGGAAACGGTTCGTTTCCACGAGTTGGCTGGTCGGCACGCAATTGGGAACGGATATTGTTCTGGCCCTTGTCCTTGTCGTCTTAACCGGTGGCGTTTCGAGTCCGTTTACCTTCCTCTTCTGGGGCATCGTTTTTTTTCATGGGCGTGTGCTCGGGCGACGGCCTTCACTGGCCATAGGCGTCGGCGTGGCCGTGCTCATGGGAGGACTCGGTGCGGTTCAGGTCGTCTGGCCGGAGATTTGGCATCTGCAAGGGGCCCCGGGACAGTTGGGGTATTATCTGTCGCTGCAATGGGTCGGATTGGGGCTTGTCATTCTCCTGGTGCGTTCAAGCCGGAGCGAAACGGAGAAACTTTTTGCCCGTTTGCGGCGGCAGGAACAGGCCCTGGAAGAGGCCGAAGCCCTGAAAGCCAAAGTTCTGGACTGGATGGATAGCGGGCTCATGGTTCTCAATACGCGTGGCGAGGTCACCTCGGCCAACAGACAGGCTCTGCTTATGGCCGGCGAACACCGATTGGATAGCGTTCTTGGCCGTCCCCTTCGCGATGTGTTTCCGGCCTTTGATCCTTATTGGCAAAAATGGCGCCATGACGGCCGCCGGGAACGTGACGAAGTGCAGGACCCCGACCAGCGTGTTTACGGGGTGCGGATGCTTTTAGCCCCGGATCAGCAGAGCACGCTGGTATTGTTCGCGGATATCACCGAGATCCGCCGCCTGGAGCAACGGGTCCGGGAGATGGAAAAAATGGCCACCATAGGCGAATTGGCTGCTGGTTTGGCCCATGAAATGAAAAATCCCTTGGCGGGAATCAAAGCCGGACTGCAACTCGCCGAACAAGGGGATGTCCCGCCCGAGCAGTTGCACCGCCTCCATGGTGTTGTGCAGCGCGATATCGGCCGACTTGATGTGTTGCTTCGGGATTTTTTGAATTACGCGCGTCCCAATCCGCCTCAGCCAGAAAGCGTGGAAATCGAGGACGTCGTCGAGGATGTTTTGAGCGTGTGCCGGTATGAATTCCCTGGCGTTGATTTTGCGGTTGCACGGGGGGTGGGCCGGGAGACGTGGTGGGCGGATCGGCACCATCTGCACCAGGTCCTTTTGAATCTGGTGCGCAACGCAGCCGAGTCTGTGGCCAGCCAGGGGCACGGCCTGGTCCGGGTCGAGCAGCTAGCTGATGAAGAGGGCAGGGGGCTCGCCGTCGTGGATTCCGGCTCCGGGATCCTGCCAGGGCAGGAGCGGAAAATTTTTGACCCCTTTGTGACCACCAAAGAGCAGGGCTCCGGTCTGGGACTGTCTATTGCCCAGCGGTTGGCCCATCAGAATCGGTGCTGGATTGAATTGCGCAATGCGGCCGGCGGTGGGGGAGAGGCGCGTCTTGTGTATGAGTCAACGATCCCCGTATTTGGAGAGCGATGA
- a CDS encoding OmpA family protein, whose translation MHCKRLLHILIFTLALACLPMTALGENLQQPKVDNFLFVADISGSMGQSYLDSGNSKAMTAKELMGRLNQAIPNLDYQSGLYTAAPSKQVAPWALYRTTRYAQAIANVPDTVRKLGFIGYPTPLADGLNNLAPALDTAEGSTAIILFSDGQANTGGNPVQAAQALYEAYPQICIHTVSLANSGSGQATLDAIANLRDCSVSTTAAALDAPAALNAFVQRVFYTQLKDSDGDGVLDSKDQCPGTPQGVSVDERGCAIDSDGDGVIDAKDECPGTPQGVAVDSKGCPLDSDGDGVIDAKDECPGTPQGVQVDEKGCPVPMDVSISILFDIDKSVVRGDYHDELADATAMLNKNPEANAVIEGHTDSTASAAYNMELSKKRAQSVRDYLVDTFDIDPQRLSTKAYGESQPTATNTTRFGRKLNRRVVITLQ comes from the coding sequence ATGCATTGTAAACGTTTACTCCACATTCTCATTTTCACTCTGGCTCTCGCCTGCCTGCCCATGACGGCTCTGGGCGAGAATCTGCAACAGCCCAAGGTGGACAATTTCCTCTTTGTTGCGGACATCTCCGGTTCCATGGGACAAAGTTACCTTGACTCCGGCAACAGCAAAGCAATGACCGCCAAAGAATTGATGGGCCGCCTCAATCAGGCCATCCCCAATCTGGACTACCAGTCCGGCCTGTACACGGCAGCCCCCTCCAAACAGGTGGCGCCCTGGGCCCTGTACCGGACAACACGCTACGCCCAAGCTATCGCCAACGTGCCGGACACGGTTCGTAAACTCGGTTTTATCGGCTACCCCACCCCACTGGCGGACGGGCTCAACAATCTTGCCCCAGCGCTGGACACAGCTGAAGGCTCCACAGCCATCATCCTGTTTTCCGATGGCCAGGCCAACACAGGCGGCAATCCGGTCCAGGCCGCCCAGGCCTTGTATGAGGCCTATCCCCAGATCTGCATCCACACCGTAAGTCTGGCGAACTCGGGCTCCGGGCAGGCCACTCTGGATGCCATTGCCAATCTGCGGGACTGCTCCGTGTCCACGACCGCAGCCGCTCTCGACGCCCCGGCGGCCTTGAACGCTTTTGTCCAGCGGGTTTTCTATACCCAGCTCAAGGACAGTGACGGCGACGGCGTTCTCGACAGCAAGGATCAATGCCCGGGGACCCCGCAGGGCGTCAGTGTTGATGAACGCGGCTGTGCTATCGACAGCGATGGCGACGGGGTCATCGATGCCAAAGATGAATGCCCCGGCACCCCCCAGGGCGTAGCGGTCGACTCCAAAGGCTGCCCTCTGGACAGTGACGGCGACGGGGTCATTGATGCCAAGGATGAGTGCCCCGGCACACCGCAAGGGGTGCAGGTGGACGAAAAAGGGTGTCCGGTGCCCATGGACGTCTCTATCAGCATCCTGTTTGATATCGACAAGAGCGTTGTCCGCGGCGACTACCACGACGAACTGGCCGATGCCACCGCCATGCTGAACAAGAACCCCGAAGCCAATGCGGTTATTGAAGGCCACACCGACAGCACTGCTTCGGCGGCTTACAACATGGAACTCTCCAAGAAACGGGCTCAGAGCGTCCGGGATTACCTGGTCGACACATTCGACATTGATCCGCAACGCCTGAGCACCAAGGCTTACGGCGAAAGTCAGCCAACAGCCACCAACACGACCCGCTTTGGGCGCAAATTGAACCGCCGCGTGGTCATCACACTCCAGTAA
- a CDS encoding MarC family protein, with protein sequence METLRLVFELAFPLFLIMDPIANSATCLAILKGYSPPKQRRIIFRELVIALVLIVLFQVLGKWLLELLAIHQSTLRVAGGLILFIISLKLIFPEDQGPVGGDDKDPFIVPIATPFIAGPSLLAAVMLYAHREERQAVLFLAVFVAWLGSLGIMLSAPSLQRILGKRGIKAAERLMGLILILVAVQMLEDGVRLFVESMF encoded by the coding sequence ATGGAAACGCTGCGTCTGGTTTTTGAACTCGCCTTTCCCTTATTTTTGATCATGGACCCCATCGCCAACTCCGCTACCTGCCTGGCTATCCTCAAAGGCTATTCCCCGCCCAAACAGCGGCGCATTATCTTTCGCGAACTCGTCATCGCTTTAGTGCTCATTGTCCTCTTTCAAGTGCTCGGGAAATGGCTTCTGGAGTTGCTGGCCATCCACCAGTCTACGCTCAGGGTTGCCGGGGGCTTGATCCTGTTTATCATCTCTTTGAAATTGATCTTTCCAGAGGACCAAGGGCCTGTGGGCGGCGACGACAAGGACCCGTTTATTGTCCCCATCGCCACGCCGTTTATCGCTGGGCCATCGCTCTTGGCTGCGGTCATGCTCTACGCCCACCGTGAAGAGCGTCAGGCGGTCTTGTTTCTTGCTGTTTTCGTAGCCTGGTTGGGTTCATTGGGCATTATGCTCTCCGCCCCTTCGTTGCAACGCATCCTGGGAAAGCGCGGCATCAAGGCCGCCGAGCGATTGATGGGGTTGATCCTGATCTTGGTGGCGGTCCAGATGCTCGAGGACGGTGTCCGGCTTTTTGTTGAATCCATGTTCTAG
- a CDS encoding polyamine ABC transporter substrate-binding protein, with amino-acid sequence MMVWRLVLAGLVVVSCLGFPEAPACAEKQDQPTLHVLNWKNYFPFDPDIPEEKGIYARSKVLQEFAARHGCRIEVDEVVNEIELRDRLLTMQGYYDVVVYSACDVQYLHKAGLLRSIPREQLAHLPQVAKAYLKVNSALNGLYFVPYLSGTTGIIYRRDLLDQPPVSWEDYFKPKASLQGRIGALDSAYSMFLCAFEHLGFGKLREDPSLLQQAADLLRGMERRQMWEVITSDHVYLEKLLGQGQIWMTIGYSGAAARMQRKWGAERIGYALPTEGAEIWGDGFIIPRGVRHPQLAYAFIDYMISPEVQYEAARNLLYIPANARAAEKISGGGLLPSGDPLLHIPLGMYPVLSRADITSSHMEGMWRDIVSKHHSHPPGQ; translated from the coding sequence ATGATGGTTTGGCGTCTTGTATTGGCGGGGCTCGTCGTTGTGTCCTGTCTCGGATTTCCGGAAGCGCCGGCGTGTGCCGAAAAGCAGGACCAGCCGACGCTGCATGTCTTGAACTGGAAGAATTATTTTCCCTTTGATCCAGATATTCCTGAAGAAAAAGGGATTTACGCCCGCTCAAAGGTCTTGCAAGAGTTTGCCGCACGCCACGGGTGCCGTATTGAGGTCGATGAAGTGGTCAACGAGATAGAGTTGCGGGACCGCTTGCTGACCATGCAAGGGTATTACGATGTCGTTGTCTATTCGGCCTGTGATGTACAATACCTGCATAAAGCCGGCCTGTTGCGTTCGATTCCTCGGGAGCAACTTGCTCACTTACCGCAGGTGGCAAAGGCCTATCTCAAGGTGAATTCAGCTTTAAACGGGCTGTATTTCGTGCCGTATCTCTCCGGGACCACAGGGATTATCTACAGGCGTGATCTGCTTGATCAACCGCCGGTTTCCTGGGAGGACTATTTCAAACCAAAGGCTTCCTTGCAGGGGCGGATCGGGGCTCTGGATTCGGCCTACTCCATGTTTTTATGTGCTTTTGAGCACTTGGGGTTTGGAAAATTGCGGGAGGATCCGTCGTTGCTGCAGCAGGCTGCTGATCTGCTGCGCGGGATGGAACGCCGGCAGATGTGGGAGGTTATCACCTCGGACCATGTCTATCTGGAAAAGCTACTTGGCCAGGGGCAGATCTGGATGACGATCGGGTATTCCGGGGCCGCGGCCCGTATGCAGCGCAAATGGGGAGCTGAGCGCATCGGCTACGCCCTTCCGACCGAGGGGGCGGAGATTTGGGGAGATGGATTTATTATTCCGCGCGGTGTGCGCCACCCCCAATTGGCGTATGCGTTTATTGATTACATGATCAGCCCCGAGGTCCAGTATGAGGCGGCGCGGAATCTGCTCTACATCCCCGCAAATGCCCGGGCGGCCGAAAAAATCAGCGGTGGGGGGCTGCTGCCTTCAGGCGATCCCCTGCTGCACATCCCCCTGGGGATGTACCCTGTCTTGAGCCGCGCGGATATCACCTCGTCACACATGGAAGGGATGTGGCGCGATATCGTCTCCAAGCACCATTCCCATCCCCCCGGCCAATGA
- a CDS encoding MogA/MoaB family molybdenum cofactor biosynthesis protein — translation MPLTLYWEETIPASGRALVALQSESTFPGSAMRSPQYASLAAGMYLNGPDGQALAQVEAPTWLPQSQGASCPAVWIRSLRELPPEQSPIQVDAVRQGISLAWVTMSDKGARQEREDTSGPSIASILGQTLSLSYIQGFVLPDDRDILRGVLHRLSFIDRFDLICTTGGTGVAPRDITPEATLAVLDKRLPGFEQVMTASSLAKTPHGMISRAVAGVAGQTLICNLPGSPKGVRENLESILPALQHTLDKIHGDPADCARIN, via the coding sequence ATGCCATTGACCCTGTATTGGGAGGAGACCATCCCCGCCTCCGGCCGCGCTCTTGTGGCTTTGCAAAGCGAAAGCACGTTTCCCGGGTCCGCCATGAGGTCTCCTCAGTATGCCTCTCTTGCCGCCGGAATGTACCTCAACGGGCCCGACGGGCAGGCACTGGCCCAGGTAGAGGCTCCGACCTGGCTTCCGCAAAGTCAGGGAGCGAGTTGCCCGGCGGTGTGGATTCGCAGTTTGCGTGAGTTGCCACCGGAACAAAGCCCGATCCAGGTCGATGCAGTGCGTCAGGGTATTTCCCTGGCCTGGGTGACCATGAGCGACAAAGGCGCGCGGCAAGAGCGCGAGGACACCAGCGGGCCGTCCATTGCCTCGATCTTGGGCCAGACCTTGTCGTTGTCCTATATCCAGGGGTTTGTCCTACCCGATGACCGCGATATTCTGCGTGGGGTGCTGCACCGCCTGAGTTTCATCGATCGTTTCGACCTTATCTGCACCACCGGAGGCACTGGGGTCGCCCCTCGGGATATCACACCTGAGGCGACGCTCGCGGTTCTGGATAAGCGCTTGCCCGGATTCGAACAGGTCATGACCGCCAGTTCTCTGGCCAAAACCCCGCATGGCATGATTTCCCGGGCCGTGGCCGGAGTGGCCGGACAGACCCTGATCTGCAATCTTCCGGGAAGTCCCAAAGGGGTGCGTGAGAATCTGGAGTCCATCCTGCCCGCCCTGCAACATACCTTGGACAAGATCCATGGCGACCCCGCCGACTGCGCCCGCATCAACTGA